A section of the Pseudomonas tritici genome encodes:
- a CDS encoding bifunctional diguanylate cyclase/phosphodiesterase, which translates to MSKVTPPTPLRAAHIAPGAPLHGTLKGALATLVLMLLALLFWQLLDQLQQNQKNQQQYTIDYSADLAEQISLNMALSAKIALNLLPMVEPPRDSEQQQALMRTLQRSLPELRSVALLAPSGAMISDSATDSQDGAWLEELVQRSHSQSYYLSNSNDGTLIYLLLHQPSGGSRMYWALRLAPNYLANLTPQDGQGQRPMWVIENRVNHRVISRDSGMPAQWASALTPDELNKSVLVTPLSKSDWQLRGLFDRTAVLEQLLPAFIGKCLLGLAFSLIPVIVLLNMRRRQRQVHEGRRRYQDIFEGTGVALCVLDLSGLNGFFDKTRLQTREQLHDWLQANPDERQRLLKELRITEVNQVAVRLLNVGSCEEAWGRLIDDCPRNATSIGYQILDAVLTQQSQLELEIQLKDVAGNEQYLWLVMRLPEQQDDFKAVILSISDITSRKLIELSLVERESFWSDVVRTVPDHLYVQDVISQRMIFSNHHLGHTLGYNKAELQQMGEYFWEILLHPEDAEHYHDLRQQQRNVGYTTQLHCQLRFRHRDNQWRRFDIREQALAREETAQISRIIGVAKDITDQIEASESLRDSEQRYRMLAESISDVICSTDSQLALNYVSPSVNAVLGYDVDWVFKNGWQSIIANPQQLTGIYSLMEQVSRALGDPEALNKLRDDIQTQLFLFDCLRADGRKVPIELRLVLVWDEHGAFEGILGVGRDISQQRRAEKDLRMAATVFEHSTSAILITDPAGYIVQANEAFSRVSGYAVSDVLDQLPNMLTVDEQQEAHLRYVLKQLHQHSTWEGEVWLKRRNGEHYPAWVGITAVFDDEGDLASYVCFFSDISERKASEQRIHRLAYYDALTHLPNRTLFQDRLHTALQSAERQKSWVVLMFLDLDRFKPINDSLGHAAGDRMLKEMATRLLGCVAEDDTVARMGGDEFTLLLQPRVNREMALNRAIHVAEQILASLVKPFVLEGREFFVTASIGIALSPQDGNELSQLMKNADTAMYHAKERGKNNFQFYQSDMNASALERLELESDLRHALEQDEFVLYYQPQFSGDGKRLTGAEALLRWRHPRRGLVPPGDFIPVLEELGLVVDVGDWVISEACRQLKTWHQNKVRVPKVSVNISARQFSDGQLGTRIATILKDTGLPPACLELELTESILMREVNEAMHILDSLKNLGLSIAVDDFGTGYSSLNYLKQFPIDVLKIDRTFVDGLPSGEQDAQIARAIIAMAHSLNLAVIAEGVETHEQLDFLREHGCDEVQGYLFGRPMPAHRFEAQFSNDALFMFD; encoded by the coding sequence TTGTCCAAAGTCACGCCGCCTACTCCCCTGCGCGCCGCTCATATAGCGCCGGGAGCGCCCCTGCACGGCACCCTCAAAGGCGCATTGGCGACGCTCGTCCTCATGCTGCTCGCCTTATTGTTCTGGCAACTGCTTGACCAGTTGCAGCAAAACCAGAAGAACCAGCAGCAATACACCATCGACTACAGTGCCGACCTGGCCGAACAGATCAGCCTGAACATGGCCCTGAGCGCAAAAATCGCTCTTAACCTACTCCCGATGGTCGAGCCACCGCGCGACAGCGAACAGCAACAGGCCTTGATGCGCACCTTGCAGCGCTCGCTGCCGGAGCTGCGCAGCGTCGCCCTGCTCGCCCCCAGCGGCGCGATGATCAGTGACAGCGCCACCGACAGCCAGGACGGCGCCTGGCTTGAAGAGCTGGTGCAGCGCAGCCACTCCCAGTCCTATTACCTGAGCAACAGCAACGACGGCACCCTCATCTATCTGCTATTGCACCAGCCCAGCGGCGGTTCAAGGATGTACTGGGCATTGCGCCTGGCGCCCAACTACCTGGCCAACCTCACCCCCCAGGACGGCCAGGGCCAACGCCCGATGTGGGTCATCGAGAATCGCGTCAACCACCGCGTCATCAGCCGTGACAGCGGCATGCCGGCCCAGTGGGCCAGCGCCCTCACACCGGACGAACTGAATAAAAGCGTACTGGTCACGCCCCTGAGCAAGAGCGACTGGCAATTGCGTGGGCTGTTCGACCGCACCGCCGTGTTGGAGCAACTGTTGCCGGCGTTTATCGGCAAATGCCTGTTGGGCCTGGCGTTCTCGCTGATCCCGGTGATCGTGCTGTTGAACATGCGTCGCCGCCAGCGCCAAGTGCATGAAGGCCGGCGGCGCTACCAGGACATTTTCGAAGGCACCGGCGTGGCCCTGTGCGTGCTTGACTTGTCGGGCCTGAACGGTTTCTTCGACAAGACCCGATTGCAGACCCGTGAGCAATTGCACGACTGGCTGCAGGCCAACCCCGACGAGCGCCAGCGACTGCTCAAGGAGTTGCGCATCACCGAGGTCAACCAGGTGGCGGTGCGCCTGTTGAACGTGGGCTCCTGCGAGGAGGCTTGGGGACGCCTGATCGATGACTGCCCGCGCAATGCCACGTCCATCGGTTACCAGATACTTGATGCTGTCCTGACCCAACAGAGCCAGTTGGAGCTGGAAATCCAGCTCAAGGACGTGGCCGGCAACGAGCAATACCTGTGGCTGGTGATGCGCCTGCCCGAGCAACAAGACGACTTCAAGGCAGTGATCCTCAGTATCAGCGATATCACCAGCCGCAAGCTGATCGAGCTGTCGCTGGTCGAACGGGAAAGCTTCTGGTCAGACGTGGTCCGCACCGTGCCCGACCACCTGTATGTGCAGGATGTGATCAGCCAGCGCATGATTTTCAGCAACCACCATTTGGGCCACACTCTCGGCTACAACAAGGCCGAACTGCAGCAAATGGGCGAGTACTTCTGGGAAATCCTGCTGCACCCCGAGGACGCCGAGCATTACCATGATTTGCGCCAGCAGCAGCGCAATGTCGGCTACACCACGCAGTTGCACTGCCAACTGCGCTTCCGTCATCGCGATAACCAGTGGCGCCGTTTTGATATCCGTGAACAAGCCCTAGCCCGCGAAGAGACCGCGCAGATCAGCCGGATCATCGGCGTGGCCAAGGACATCACCGACCAGATCGAAGCCAGTGAATCCCTGCGCGACAGCGAACAGCGCTACCGCATGCTGGCCGAAAGCATCAGCGACGTGATCTGCTCCACCGACAGCCAATTGGCCCTCAACTATGTCAGCCCGTCGGTCAATGCCGTGCTGGGCTATGACGTGGATTGGGTGTTCAAGAACGGCTGGCAGTCGATCATTGCCAACCCGCAGCAACTGACCGGCATTTATAGCCTGATGGAGCAGGTCAGCCGCGCGCTGGGCGATCCCGAGGCGTTGAACAAGCTGCGTGATGACATTCAAACCCAGTTGTTCCTGTTCGATTGCCTGCGCGCCGACGGTCGCAAAGTGCCGATTGAGTTGCGCCTGGTGCTGGTGTGGGACGAACACGGCGCCTTTGAAGGCATCCTTGGTGTGGGTCGCGACATCAGCCAGCAGCGCCGCGCCGAGAAAGACCTGCGCATGGCGGCCACGGTATTCGAGCACTCCACGTCGGCGATCCTGATCACCGACCCGGCGGGGTATATCGTGCAGGCCAACGAGGCGTTCAGCCGGGTCAGCGGCTATGCGGTCAGCGATGTGCTCGATCAATTGCCCAACATGCTCACCGTCGACGAACAGCAGGAAGCCCACTTGCGCTACGTGCTCAAGCAACTGCATCAGCACAGCACCTGGGAAGGCGAAGTGTGGCTCAAGCGCCGCAATGGCGAGCATTACCCGGCGTGGGTCGGCATCACTGCCGTGTTTGACGATGAGGGCGACCTAGCCAGCTACGTGTGCTTTTTCAGTGATATCAGCGAGCGCAAGGCCAGCGAACAGCGCATCCACCGCCTGGCCTACTATGACGCCCTGACCCACCTGCCCAACCGCACGCTGTTCCAGGATCGCCTGCACACCGCGTTGCAGTCGGCCGAACGGCAGAAGTCGTGGGTGGTGCTGATGTTCCTCGACCTCGACCGCTTCAAACCGATCAACGACTCCCTGGGTCACGCCGCCGGCGACCGCATGCTTAAGGAAATGGCTACGCGCCTGCTGGGTTGCGTGGCCGAAGACGACACCGTGGCGCGCATGGGTGGCGACGAGTTCACGTTGCTCCTGCAGCCACGGGTCAACCGTGAAATGGCGCTGAACCGCGCGATCCATGTGGCCGAGCAGATCCTCGCCAGCCTGGTAAAACCCTTTGTATTGGAAGGCCGAGAATTCTTTGTGACCGCCAGTATCGGCATCGCCCTCAGCCCGCAGGACGGTAACGAGCTGAGCCAGTTGATGAAAAACGCCGACACCGCGATGTATCACGCCAAGGAGCGCGGCAAGAACAATTTCCAGTTCTACCAGTCGGACATGAACGCCAGCGCCCTGGAGCGCCTGGAGCTGGAAAGCGATTTGCGCCACGCCCTGGAACAGGACGAATTCGTGCTCTATTACCAGCCGCAGTTCAGCGGCGACGGCAAGCGCCTGACGGGCGCCGAGGCCCTGCTGCGCTGGCGCCACCCGCGTCGCGGGCTGGTGCCGCCGGGGGACTTCATCCCGGTGCTGGAAGAGTTGGGCCTGGTGGTGGACGTCGGCGACTGGGTGATCAGCGAAGCCTGTCGCCAACTCAAGACCTGGCACCAGAACAAGGTGCGCGTGCCGAAAGTCTCGGTGAATATCTCCGCGCGGCAGTTCTCCGACGGCCAGTTGGGCACGCGCATTGCCACTATCCTCAAGGACACTGGCTTGCCGCCGGCGTGCCTGGAGCTGGAGCTGACCGAAAGTATCCTGATGCGCGAAGTCAACGAGGCCATGCATATTCTCGACAGCCTGAAAAACCTGGGCCTGAGCATTGCGGTGGACGACTTCGGCACGGGTTATTCGTCACTCAACTACCTCAAGCAATTCCCTATCGACGTGCTGAAGATCGACCGCACCTTTGTCGACGGCCTGCCGTCAGGCGAGCAGGATGCACAGATCGCCCGGGCCATTATCGCCATGGCCCACAGCCTGAACCTGGCAGTGATCGCTGAAGGCGTGGAAACCCATGAGCAACTGGACTTCCTGCGTGAGCATGGCTGCGATGAAGTGCAGGGCTACCTGTTTGGGCGGCCGATGCCGGCGCATCGGTTTGAGGCGCAGTTCAGTAACGACGCCCTCTTCATGTTCGACTGA
- the ettA gene encoding energy-dependent translational throttle protein EttA: MAQYVFTMHRLGKVVPPKREILKNISLSFFPGAKIGVLGLNGSGKSTLLKIMAGVDTEFEGEARPMPDLNIGYLPQEPILDPTKTVREVVEEAVSVIKNAQARLDEVYAAYAEEDADFDKLAAEQAKLEAILQASDGHNLERQLEVAADALRLPAWDAKVEFLSGGEKRRVALCRLLLSAPDMLLLDEPTNHLDADSVAWLEHFLHDFPGTVVAITHDRYFLDNVAGWILELDRGAGIPYEGNYSGWLEAKSDRLAAESKQQSAHEKAMKEELEWVRKGAKARQSKSKARLQRFEEMQSQEFQKRSETNEIYIPAGPRLGDKVIEFKNVSKGYGDRVLIDNLSFSMPKGAIVGVIGGNGAGKSTLFRMLMGKETPDSGTIEVGETVQLACVDQSREDLDGSKTVFQQISDGSDQIRIGNYEIPSRTYVGRFNFKGGDQQKFVKDLSGGERGRLHLALTLKEGGNVLLLDEPSNDLDVETLRSLEEALLDFPGAAIVISHDRWFLDRVATHILAYEDDSQAVFFEGNYTEYEADRKKRLGDAAAQPHRVRHKKLA; the protein is encoded by the coding sequence TTGGCTCAATACGTCTTCACCATGCATCGGCTGGGGAAAGTTGTCCCTCCGAAGCGGGAAATCCTGAAAAATATTTCGCTGTCCTTTTTCCCTGGCGCCAAGATCGGCGTGCTCGGCCTCAACGGTTCGGGTAAGTCCACGCTGTTGAAAATCATGGCCGGCGTCGACACCGAGTTCGAAGGCGAAGCCCGCCCGATGCCCGATCTGAACATCGGCTACCTGCCGCAAGAGCCGATCCTGGACCCGACCAAGACCGTTCGCGAAGTGGTTGAAGAAGCCGTCAGCGTGATCAAAAACGCCCAGGCGCGCCTCGACGAGGTTTACGCCGCGTACGCTGAAGAAGACGCCGACTTCGACAAACTGGCGGCCGAACAAGCCAAGCTCGAAGCCATCCTGCAGGCCAGCGACGGTCACAACCTGGAGCGTCAGCTGGAAGTTGCCGCCGACGCGTTGCGTCTGCCGGCATGGGACGCCAAGGTCGAATTCCTGTCCGGTGGTGAAAAGCGCCGTGTGGCCCTGTGCCGCCTGCTGCTGTCGGCCCCTGACATGCTGCTGCTCGACGAACCGACCAACCACTTGGACGCCGATTCCGTCGCCTGGCTGGAGCATTTCCTTCATGATTTCCCGGGCACCGTGGTTGCGATCACGCACGACCGGTACTTCCTGGACAACGTGGCCGGCTGGATCCTCGAGCTCGACCGTGGCGCCGGTATCCCTTACGAGGGCAACTACTCCGGTTGGCTGGAAGCCAAGTCCGACCGTCTGGCTGCCGAATCCAAGCAGCAATCGGCCCATGAAAAAGCCATGAAGGAAGAACTGGAGTGGGTGCGTAAAGGCGCCAAGGCGCGTCAGTCCAAATCCAAGGCGCGTCTGCAACGCTTCGAAGAAATGCAATCGCAGGAATTCCAGAAGCGCAGCGAAACCAACGAGATCTACATCCCGGCCGGCCCGCGCCTGGGTGACAAGGTCATCGAGTTCAAGAACGTATCCAAAGGCTATGGCGACCGTGTGCTGATTGACAACCTGTCGTTCTCCATGCCAAAAGGCGCGATCGTCGGTGTTATTGGTGGTAACGGTGCGGGTAAGTCCACGCTGTTCCGCATGCTGATGGGCAAGGAAACGCCGGATTCGGGCACTATCGAAGTCGGTGAAACCGTGCAGCTGGCCTGCGTGGACCAGAGCCGCGAAGACCTCGACGGCAGCAAGACGGTGTTCCAGCAGATTTCCGACGGTTCCGACCAGATCCGTATCGGCAACTATGAGATCCCGTCGCGTACCTACGTGGGCCGTTTCAACTTTAAGGGCGGCGATCAGCAGAAGTTCGTCAAGGACCTGTCCGGCGGTGAGCGCGGTCGCTTGCACTTGGCCCTGACCCTGAAAGAGGGCGGCAACGTGCTGTTGCTCGACGAACCGTCCAACGACCTCGACGTTGAAACCTTGCGTTCCCTGGAAGAAGCGCTGTTGGACTTCCCTGGCGCCGCCATTGTGATCTCTCACGATCGGTGGTTCCTTGACCGCGTCGCGACTCACATCCTGGCGTACGAAGATGACTCCCAGGCGGTGTTCTTCGAAGGTAACTACACCGAGTACGAAGCGGACCGTAAGAAGCGTTTGGGCGATGCTGCTGCCCAGC
- a CDS encoding LysE family translocator, protein MLGVISALGLLLLMPGPTNTLLLRSGILTGFRRAWPLSLLECLAYLTQISFWGYLLSHIGDSVPWGLKLVQFASVCYLIRTSYLLWCHPDETLKSAPEARVSRLHFFLLTLINPKGLLIVSFIVPVQTFIDLTLYVQFVAQFTAVVVPVGCAWVLFGARIRHGGYAWLTPHAINRTASVVIGVFTLAILTRLADSLIHTGA, encoded by the coding sequence ATGCTTGGCGTCATTTCTGCACTCGGCTTGCTGCTATTAATGCCGGGCCCCACCAACACACTGCTATTGCGCTCGGGAATACTCACGGGGTTCAGGCGCGCCTGGCCGCTGAGCCTGCTGGAGTGCCTGGCGTACCTGACGCAGATATCCTTCTGGGGCTACCTGCTCAGCCATATAGGCGACAGCGTGCCTTGGGGGCTGAAGCTCGTGCAGTTCGCTTCGGTCTGTTACCTGATCAGGACTTCCTACCTGCTGTGGTGCCACCCCGACGAAACACTCAAGTCTGCACCTGAAGCACGCGTATCCAGGCTGCATTTCTTTCTGCTGACGCTGATCAACCCCAAGGGTTTGCTGATCGTTTCGTTCATCGTCCCCGTGCAGACGTTTATCGACCTGACGTTATATGTGCAGTTCGTCGCACAGTTCACAGCCGTGGTGGTACCGGTGGGGTGCGCATGGGTACTGTTCGGCGCCCGCATCAGACATGGCGGATACGCCTGGCTGACGCCGCACGCCATCAACCGCACGGCCTCTGTGGTTATCGGCGTCTTCACGCTCGCCATCCTGACCCGCCTGGCCGACAGCCTGATCCACACAGGTGCCTGA